A stretch of DNA from Henriciella sp. AS95:
AAACCAGGCTTGAACTTGAACCGCTGACTGGCCGTACACATCAGCTGCGCCTTCATTGCGCAGCCATCGGTCATCCAATCCTGGGCGACCGGCTATATGGCAACCCAGCAACAGCGCAGCGACTTTGTCTGCATGCCTTGTCGCTGCGGCTCACTCACCCCGCCACGGGCAATCAACTGCATTTAAAGGCAGAGCTGACCTTCAGCGCCGACTAAAGAATCGCACATGTTTTCTGCTTGAAAGCGGTGTGTGTCACATATGTGTCAAGCAGCCGCGTTATGAGGCGCCAAGGTTTGGATTCTTGGCGGCTGTATGCTGGAAACATTTGGTCATCTCCCGGTCGCGTGGCTGTTGTTCGCGGTGCTCGCGGCGGCAGGCTTCGTGGCGTTCTTCGTTGGACGCACAACCGCCGTGGCGACAGCACATGGCAGCACGGTTAGACTGAATTCTCAGCCCAATTATCACGGCTATTTCCTCGCCATGGCGACGATTGCGCCGGCGGCGGTCATCCTGATCATCTACGCGCTCTTCGGCGACTCGATGGTGCGGAGCCAGCTCGCCAGTGAGCTGCCGCAACGCATTCGCGACCTCGGATCGCTGGAACTTGGCCAGTATCTCGACCGTCTGGCTGAGAATTCTCACCGCGGACCAGATGCAACCACGGGAAATGCACTCTTCGATGCCGCAACCGACCGCTACACAAATTTGCTCGGCCTTTCGCGCATCATTGCGATTGGCCTTGCCCTTTTCGGTGCGGGCATCGCCTTCTTCTTCGCCCGCAGCAGGCTGTCTGTAGAGTTCCGGGCCCGCGCGCGCGTCGAGGACGGTATCAAGCTGATGCTGTTCCTGTGTGCTGCAATCGCGATCCTGACCACCGTCGGCATCGTGGCGAGCCTGTTCTTCGAGGCGCTGCGCTTCTTTGCGCGCGTGCCGGTGCTGGGCTTCATTTTCGGAACGGAGTGGAACGCGCAAACCGGGACAGACTTCGGGGCCATCCCGCTCTTCTTCGGCACATTCATGATCGCATTTCTGGCGATGCTGGTTGCCGCGCCGATTGGCCTGTTTTCGGCGATCTATCTGTCCGAGTACGCCTCTCCGCGATTTCGCAGCATCGTCAAACCGATCCTTGAGCTCCTGGCTGGCATTCCGACCGTTGTTTATGGCTTCTTCGCCCTTCAATTCGTCGCGCCTCTCATTCGCAGCCTTGCCGTCTGGGTAAACAGCCTACCGTTCACCCCGGACTCTCTGCTGGCCGCCCAACCGACCAGCGCGCTGGCCGCCGGCCTTGTCATGGGCATCATGATCATACCCTTCGTGTCTTCGCTGTCGGATGATGTGATCAATGCGGTGCCGCAAACCCTGCGCGACGGGGCGTATGCCATGGGGGCAACCAAGTCCGAAACGGTCAAGCAGGTCGTCATGCCCGCCGCCCTGCCCGGCGTCATCGCGGCCCTGCTGCTGGCTGTCTCCCGCGCCATCGGTGAAACGATGATCGTGGTGATGGCCGCCGGTCAGCGTGCGCAGATATCGCCTGACCCGACATCTGACCTCACAACAATCACGGTCCAGATCGTCGCCCTGCTGACCGGGGATACCGAATTCGACAGCGCCAAGACGCTGTCTGCCTTCGCGCTCGGTTTCGTACTGTTCATCGTCACCCTGGTCTTCAACCTGATCGCTCTGCGCGTCGTTCAGAAATATCGGGAAAAGTATGAATAGCCCGGCTCCCACCCCCGAAACCAAGGGAGGCTTCGTCACCGAAGCAGCCCTGAAACGGCTGAAGAAGCGCCACGCCGCAGAGGCGCGCTTCAAGTTCTACGGACAGCTTGCCATTGGCATCGCGGTTGTGGCGCTCGTGACGCTGCTCGTCTCGATCTTTGGCCAGGCCTCTTCTGCCTTCCAGCGAAACGTCCTCGTCTTTGATCTGACGCTGGATGCTGCCGATATTACGCCAGACGGGACCCGTGATCCCGACGCGATCGCCCGCAATGTCAGCGGCTTCAATCTGCTTCTGCAAGACCAACTGCGCGGTGAGTTCCTCACAGACGACGCCGATGCCACAGAGACCCGCGAGCTGTTCGGCCTGTTCACCCGCCTTGCCGTCCTACCGGTTGCGAAAAAGACCGCAAAACATGTCGAGACCGTCGGCACCCAGCAGAAATTCACCGTCGCGCTCGCCGATGACATCGACCTCTTCCTCAAAGGCGGCATCACCGAACGCAAATCAATTGACCTTGGCGCTTTCAGTACAGCCCGCGGCTCAATCGGAGACGGCCTGGACGTCAGCCTGACAGGCGGCTCGGACACGGGCGCCATGACCAGTGCCATCAACCAGTTTCAGGAACAGTCGCTCGACGACTCCTCGCCCACGACCCTGATCGGCATTGGCAAGACCTGGTATACGCTGCAAGGCTTCTCGAACGACGAACTGGCGCTCAGCTATCTGGCTGGCGAGCGAGCGGCGCCCACCGCACCCGAAGACATTACGGCCCTTGTCCTGGCGCAGGCCGAAGCGAACCGCACTGTCAGCGACCGCCAGATTGCCTGGACGATGCTGCTCAAGTCTGACGGGCGTATCAAGAAACAGTTCAATACAACCCTCTTTACGAATGCCGACAGCACTTATCCCGAACTCGCCGGCACGGCAGCTGCCAT
This window harbors:
- the pstC gene encoding phosphate ABC transporter permease subunit PstC is translated as MLETFGHLPVAWLLFAVLAAAGFVAFFVGRTTAVATAHGSTVRLNSQPNYHGYFLAMATIAPAAVILIIYALFGDSMVRSQLASELPQRIRDLGSLELGQYLDRLAENSHRGPDATTGNALFDAATDRYTNLLGLSRIIAIGLALFGAGIAFFFARSRLSVEFRARARVEDGIKLMLFLCAAIAILTTVGIVASLFFEALRFFARVPVLGFIFGTEWNAQTGTDFGAIPLFFGTFMIAFLAMLVAAPIGLFSAIYLSEYASPRFRSIVKPILELLAGIPTVVYGFFALQFVAPLIRSLAVWVNSLPFTPDSLLAAQPTSALAAGLVMGIMIIPFVSSLSDDVINAVPQTLRDGAYAMGATKSETVKQVVMPAALPGVIAALLLAVSRAIGETMIVVMAAGQRAQISPDPTSDLTTITVQIVALLTGDTEFDSAKTLSAFALGFVLFIVTLVFNLIALRVVQKYREKYE
- the pstA gene encoding phosphate ABC transporter permease PstA, whose translation is MNSPAPTPETKGGFVTEAALKRLKKRHAAEARFKFYGQLAIGIAVVALVTLLVSIFGQASSAFQRNVLVFDLTLDAADITPDGTRDPDAIARNVSGFNLLLQDQLRGEFLTDDADATETRELFGLFTRLAVLPVAKKTAKHVETVGTQQKFTVALADDIDLFLKGGITERKSIDLGAFSTARGSIGDGLDVSLTGGSDTGAMTSAINQFQEQSLDDSSPTTLIGIGKTWYTLQGFSNDELALSYLAGERAAPTAPEDITALVLAQAEANRTVSDRQIAWTMLLKSDGRIKKQFNTTLFTNADSTYPELAGTAAAIAGSLLTMLVTALLAIPVGIFAAVYLEEFATKNRMTDLIEVNINNLAAVPSIVFGLLGAAVFINFFGMPRSVPLVGGLVLGLLVLPTVIIASRAALKSVPPSIRTAALGVGASKTQSVFHHVLPLAAPGILTGSIIGMARALGETAPLLLIGMVAFVAEVPDGPTDESTVLPVLIYKWSTGAERAWEPQTAAAIIVLLVFLVLMNLIAIVLRRRFERRW